The Pogona vitticeps strain Pit_001003342236 chromosome 6, PviZW2.1, whole genome shotgun sequence genome contains a region encoding:
- the LOC110088362 gene encoding serine protease 27: MSIWVPGGSLLTLSCVAGVQDIQATRACGQPPVSLNRIVKGKDAVPGEFPWQISLQLNQRHVCGGSLIAEEWVITAAHCFYQYTKWTYRSNQSPATVTPPHSFCHVSRFRDLSQYQVLLGVTQLSNPGPQACCLGVKQIIIHPTYEGQTSSGDIALVQLSRKVHYSDLILPICLPDASVKFPPGKVCWVTGWGNLRNSVILPSPQTLQKVKVPIIGTKTCSELYRTDMGDGLTPRIIKDDMICAGYQEGMKDACKGDSGGPMVCLVDQSWVLAGIVSWGEGCANKNRPGVYSRLTYYENWIHSYIPDIEFVKEPSSRVLRDWWQVSKGQKHAEVHLPAHASCLSGSSVMLFSLCLLILM, from the exons ATGAGTATTTGGGTACCTGGAG GTAGTCTCTTAACTTTGTCTTGTGTTGCAGGTGTGCAGGATATCCAGGCAACTAGAG CCTGTGGGCAGCCTCCTGTTAGCCTTAACCGAATTGTAAAGGGGAAGGATGCTGTGCCCGGAGAGTTTCCTTGGCAGATCAGCTTACAGCTCAACCAAAGGCATGTATGTGGAGGGTCTCTCATCGCAGAGGAGTGGGTGATAACTGCAGCCCACTGTTTCTATCA gtACA CAAAATGGACCTATCGTTCTAACCAAAGTCCAGCCACGGTCACCCCGCCCCATTCTTTCTGTCATGTTTCCAGGTTCAGGGATCTCTCCCAGTACCAAGTCCTCTTGGGGGTCACCCAGCTGTCTAATCCTGGCCCACAGGCATGTTGCTTGGGAGTGAAGCAGATCATCATACACCCTACCTATGAAGGCCAGACCAGCAGTGGGGACATCGCCCTTGTGCAGCTATCCAGAAAGGTCCACTATTCAGACCTGATCCTACCCATTTGCCTGCCAGACGCCTCGGTGAAGTTCCCTCCGGGCAAAGTGTGCTGGGTCACTGGTTGGGGCAATCTGCGTAATTCAG TCATCCTTCCCTCCCCACAAACACTCCAGAAGGTGAAGGTGCCCATCATTGGCACAAAGACATGTAGTGAGCTCTATCGCACCGACATGGGGGATGGACTCACCCCAAGGATTATCAAGGATGACATGATCTGTGCTGGCTACCAAGAAGGCATGAAAGATGCCTGCAAG GGTGATTCTGGAGGTCCCATGGTATGTCTAGTGGACCAGTCATGGGTCTTAGCCGGCATCGTCAGCTGGGGCGAAGGATGTGCCAACAAGAACCGCCCTGGTGTATACAGTCGGCTGACGTACTACGAAAACTGGATCCACAGCTACATTCCAGACATTGAATTTGTCAAAGAGCCAAGCAGCCGTGTATTGCGTGACTGGTGGCAGGTCAGCAAAGGCCAAAAGCATGCTGAAGTCCACCTTCCTGCCCATGCCTCCTGTCTGAGTggcagctctgtgatgttgttcTCATTGTGTCTACTGATTCTCATGTAA